In Phocoena phocoena chromosome 3, mPhoPho1.1, whole genome shotgun sequence, a single window of DNA contains:
- the JAK3 gene encoding tyrosine-protein kinase JAK3 — protein sequence MAPPSEETPLIPQRSCSLSSSEAGALHVLLPPRGPGPPQCLSFSFGDHSAEELCVWAAKASGILPVYHSLFALALEDLSCWFPPSHIFSVEDVGTQVLVYRLRFYFPNWFGLEKCHRFGLRKDLASAILDLPVLEHLFAQHRNDLVSGRLPMGLSLKEQGECLSLAVLDLAQMALEQGQRPEELLKTISYKVCLPPGLRDLIQGLDFVTRRRIRRTVRRALRRLAACQADKHSLMAKYIMDLERLDPDRATETFRVGLPGAAGGQDAPGQLRVSGGSGIAWSPGEHEVLQPFCDFPEIVDISIKQAPRFGPAGEHRLVTITRTDNQILEAEFPGLPAALSFVALVDGYFRLTTDSGHFFCKEVAPPRLLEQVAEQCHGPITLDFAINKLKTGGSLPGSYVLRRSPQDFDSYLLTVCVPTPLGPDYKGCLIRCDPTGTFSLAGLGQPHSSLRELLAAYWDGGLHVDGVELNLTFCCTPRPKEKSNLIVVRRDCNPPTSSPVQPQSQCQLSQMTFHKIPADSLEWHENLGHGSFTKIYRGCRHEVVDGEARETEVLLKVMDAKHKNCMESFLEAASLMSQVSYQHLVLLHGVCMAGDSIMVQEFVYLGALDTYLRKCGQLVPASWKLQVIKQLAYALNYLEDKGLPHGNVSARKVLLAREGADGNLPFIKLSDPGVSPTVLSLEMLTDRIPWVAPECLQEARTLGLEADKWGFGATVWEVFSGVTMPISTLDPAKKLQFYQERQQLPAPKWMELALLIQQCMAYEPGQRPSFRAVIRDLNSLITSDYELLSDPTPGALAPHDGLWNGAQLYACQDPTIFEERHLKYISQLGKGNFGSVELCRYDPLGDNTGALVAVKQLQHSGPEQQRDFQREIQILKALHSDFIVKYRGVSYGPGRLSLRLVMEYLPSGCLRDFLQRHRARLDAGRLLLYASQICKGMEYLGSRRCVHRDLAARNILVESETHVKIADFGLAKLLPLDKDYYVVREPGQSPIFWYAPESLSDNIFSRQSDVWSFGVVLYELFTYSDKSCSPSAEFLRMMGCERDVPALCRLLELLADGQRLPAPPACPGEVHELMKLCWAPSPQDRPPFSTLGPQLDALWSGSQG from the exons ATGGCACCTCCAAGTGAGGAGACGCCCCTGATCCCTCAGCGCTCCTGCAGCCTCTCCTCTTCAGAGGCTGGTGCCCTGCACGTGCTGCTGCCCCCGCGGGGCCCTGGACCACCACAGTGCCTATCCTTCTCCTTTGGGGACCACTCAGCTGAAGAGCTATGTGTTTGGGCTGCTAAGGCCAGTG GCATCCTGCCCGTGTACCACTCCCTCTTTGCTCTGGCCTTGGAGGACCTGTCCTGTTGGTTCCCCCCGAGCCACATCTTCTCCGTGGAGGACGTGGGCACCCAGGTCCTTGTCTACAGGCTCCG CTTTTACTTCCCCAACTGGTTTGGGCTAGAGAAGTGCCACCGCTTTGGGCTACGAAAGGACTTAGCCAGTGCCATCCTTGACCTGCCAGTCCTGGAGCACCTCTTTGCCCAG CACCGCAATGACCTGGTCAGCGGCCGCCTCCCGATGGGCCTCAGCCTCAAGGAGCAGGGTGAGTGTCTCAGCTTGGCTGTGCTGGACCTGGCCCAGATGGCCCTCGAGCAGGGTCAGCGGCCCGAGGAGCTGCTGAAGACCATCAG CTACAAGGTCTGCCTGCCCCCGGGCTTGCGCGACCTTATCCAGGGCCTGGACTTCGTGACGCGGAGGCGTATCCGAAGGACAGTGCGCCGGGCCTTGCGCCGCTTGGCCGCCTGCCAGGCTGATAAGCACTCGCTCATGGCCAAGTACATCATGGACCTCGAGCGGCTGGACCCAGACAGGGCCACCGAGACCTTCCGCGTGGGCCTCCCCGGAGCTGCTGGTGGTCAGGACGCGCCGGGGCAGCTCCGCGTGTCTGGCGGCAGTGGCATCGCCTGGAGCCCGGGAGAACACGAG GTCCTCCAGCCCTTCTGCGACTTTCCAGAAATCGTGGATATCAGCATCAAGCAGGCCCCACGCTTTGGCCCCGCCGGGGAGCACCGCCTGGTCACCATCACCAGGACAGACAACCAGATCCTG GAGGCCGAGTTCCCGGGGCTGCCCGCAGCGTTGTCCTTCGTGGCGCTCGTGGATGGCTACTTCCGGCTGACCACTGACTCCGGGCACTTCTTCTGCAAGGAGGTGGCGCCGCCGCGGCTGCTGGAGCAGGTGGCTGAGCAGTGCCATGGCCCCATCAC CTTGGATTTTGCCATCAACAAACTCAAGACTGGGGGTTCACTTCCAGGCTCCTACGTTCTCCGCCGCAGTCCCCAGGATTTCGACAGCTACCTCCTAACTGTCTGTGTCCCG ACCCCCCTGGGCCCTGATTACAAGGGCTGCCTCATCCGGTGCGACCCCACAGGAACCTTCTCCCTGGCTGGCCTTGGCCAGCCCCACAGCAGTCTTCGAGAGCTCCTGGCAGCCTATTGGGATGGTGGGTTGCACGTGGATGGGGTTGAGCTGAACCTCACCTTCTGCTGCACCCCCAGACCCAAAG AAAAGTCCAATCTGATTGTGGTCCGGAGAGATTGCAACCCACCCACATCATCCCCTGTTCAGCCCCAATCCCAATGCCAGCTGAGTCAGATGACATTTCACAAGATCCCTGCTGACAGCCTGGAGTGG CATGAGAACCTGGGTCACGGGTCCTTTACCAAGATTTACCGGGGCTGTCGCCATGAGGTTGTGGATGGGGAGGCCCGAGAGACAGAGGTGCTGCTCAAAGTGATGGATGCCAAGCACAAGAACTGCATGGAG tCATTCCTGGAAGCAGCGTCCTTGATGAGCCAAGTGTCGTACCAGCATCTCGtgttgctccatggcgtgtgcaTGGCTGGAGACA GCATAATGGTGCAGGAATTTGTATACCTGGGAGCGCTGGACACATATCTGCGCAAGTGTGGCCAGCTGGTGCCGGCCAGCTGGAAGCTACAGGTGATCAAACAGCTGGCTTATGCCCTCAACTATCTG GAAGACAAAGGTCTCCCTCACGGCAATGTCTCAGCCCGGAAGGTGCTCCTGGCTCGGGAGGGGGCTGACGGGAACCTGCCTTTCATCAAGCTGAGTGATCCCGGTGTCAGCCCCACTGTGCTAAGCCTGGAGA TGCTCACTGACAGGATCCCCTGGGTGGCCCCTGAGTGTCTCCAGGAGGCCCGAACACTTGGCTTGGAAGCTGACAAGTGGGGATTTGGTGCCACAGTCTGGGAGGTGTTCAGCGGTGTCACAATGCCCATCAGCACCCTGGATCCTGCCAAG aaGCTCCAGTTTTACCAGGAACGGCAGCAACTGCCTGCACCCAAGTGGATGGAGCTGGCCCTGCTCATCCAACAGTGCATGGCCTACGAGCCAGGCCAGAGGCCCTCTTTCCGCGCTGTCATCCGTGACCTGAACAGCCTCATCACTTCAG ATTATGAGCTCCTCTCAGACCCCACACCTGGTGCCCTGGCTCCCCATGATGGGCTTTGGAATGGCGCCCAGCTCTATGCCTGCCAGGACCCTACCATCTTTGAGGAGAGACACCTCAAGTACATCTCACAGCTGGGCAAG GGCAACTTTGGCAGCGTGGAACTGTGCCGCTATGACCCGCTGGGCGACAACACAGGTGCCCTGGTGGCCGTGAAGCAGTTGCAGCACAGCGGGCCAGAACAGCAGAGGGACTTCCAGCGGGAGATCCAGATCCTCAAAGCCCTCCACAGTGACTTCATCGTCAAGTACCGGGGTGTCAGCTATGGCCCAG GCCGCCTGAGCCTGCGGCTGGTCATGGAGTACCTGCCCAGCGGCTGCCTGCGCGACTTCCTGCAGCGGCACCGCGCGCGCCTTGACGCTGGCCGCCTGCTCCTCTACGCCTCGCAAATCTGCAAG GGCATGGAGTACCTGGGCTCCCGCCGCTGCGTGCACCGCGACCTGGCAGCCCGTAACATCCTGGTGGAGAGCGAGACGCATGTCAAAATCGCTGACTTCGGCCTCGCCAAGCTGCTGCCGCTCGACAAAGACTACTACGTGGTCCGCGAGCCAGGCCAGAGCCCCATCTTCTG GTACGCCCCAGAGTCCCTCTCGGACAACATCTTCTCGCGCCAGTCGGATGTCTGGAGCTTCGGGGTCGTCCTGTACGAGCTCTTCACCTACAGTGACAAGAGCTGTAGCCCCTCAGCC GAGTTCCTGCGGATGATGGGATGTGAGAGAGATGTGCCAGCCCTCTGCCGCCTCCTGGAGCTGCTGGCCGACGGCCAGAGGCTGCCCGCACCTCCTGCCTGTCCTGGTGAG GTTCATGAGCTCATGAAGCTGTGCTGGGCCCCTAGCCCACAAGACCGGCCACCATTCAGCACCCTGGGCCCCCAGCTGGATGCACTGTGGAGTGGAAGCCAGGGATAG